A window of Actinomadura viridis genomic DNA:
GCGGCGTGCGGGCCGTGCAGACCAGGGCGCCCAGTTCCATGACCGCGACCGACCAGCGGGCCGCGGTGGGCGGATCGAGCGGCAGCAGCGACTCGGCCAGCCGCACCTCGGCCCTGGTCTGCGACCTGGGCGGGTACTCCACGCCCGAGCACAGCCGCGCCAGGACGCGCCGCACGTTGGTGTCCAGGACGGCGTGCCGCCGGCGGAAGGCGAAGCTGGCGACCGCCGCGGCGGTGTACGCGCCGATGCCGGGCAGGGCCAGCAGGTCGTCGTGGGAGGACGGCACCCGCCCGCCATGCCGTTCGACGATCGCGGCGGCGCTCCCGTGCAGCCGCAGCGCGCGGCGCGGGTAGCCGAGCCGGCCCCAGGCCCGTACGGCCTCGCCGGAGGGCTCGGCGGCCAGGGACGCGGGCGTGGGCCAGCGTTCCATCCACCGGTGCCAGACGGGGAGCACCCGGGCGACGGGCGTCTGCTGCAGCATGAACTCGCTGACCAGGACGCCCCAGGGCGTCGCGTCCGGGGCCCGCCAGGGAAGATCGCGGGCGTTGGCCCCGTACCAGTGGAGGATCGGATCGGTGTAGGCGGTGCTCATGGTGTGCCGCCATTCTGGCACGGCGGGCCGGTCCGGCGGGTCGGCGCCGCAACGAAGATCAAAGAATGCATACTGACCGTATGGGTTCGGATACTGGACGTGAGGGCGACGGTTCGGGTATCGACCAGTACTGGCGGCGCCGCGCGGCGGCGCTGGCCGGAGTCGTCGTCGTGGTCGGCGTCCTGGGCTGGGCGTGCTCGTCCGGGGGCGCGGAGACCGAACGGGAGCGGCCGTCGGCCGCGCCCTCGCAGCCCGCGGTCCCGACGGCGATGCCGACCGTCACCGTCACCGCGACGACCAAGGTGACCATGACCCCGAAGGCCGTGCGGAGGGACGGTGACGCCTGCGATCCCGAGGACGTCGTCGTCACCATGGCGGTGTCCCGCGACACCTACGCCGCCGGAGACCGGCCCCGGTTCCGGGTGACCGCGGTGAACACCGGCGCCCGGACGTGCAGGCTCGATGTCGGTCCCGGCGCGCTCGACGTGCGGATCACCTCCGGGCCCGACCGCGTCTGGTCCTCGTCGGCCTGCGCGCGCGGCCCGGCCTCCTCGGTCAAGGAGCTGCGCCGCGGCGTGCCGTACGCCGCCACCGTGAGCTGGGACCGCAGGCGGTCCGGCGAGGACTGCGAGGGCGAGCGGGCGAGCGCGCGGCCCGGCACGTACGTCGCGACGCTCAAGCCGGACGGGTACAAGGTGCCGAGACAGGTCTTCCGCCTCCGCTGACGTGCCGCCGGACCACCACCGCCGGACCACCACCGCCGGACCACCACCGCCGGACCACCACCGGCGGATCACCGGCGGCTCACCGCCGGATCAGACGTAGCGCTCCAGGATCGAGGACTCGGCCAGCCGGGACAGCCCCTCCCGGACGCTGCGCGCACGGGCCTCGCCCACGCCGCCGACGCCCTGGAGGTCGTCGATGCCGGCGGCCAGGAGCTTCTGCAGCCCGCCGAAGTGCTCCACGAGCCGTTCGACCACCAGCCCGGGGAGGCGGGGGACCTTGGCCAGCAGCCGGAAGCCCTTGGGGCTGACCGGGAGGTCGAGCGCGTCGGGGCCGGCGAAGCCCATCACCTCGGCGACCGTGGACAGGTCGAGCAGCTCGTTGGCCGACAGCCGGTCCAGGGCGGCCAGGACGCTGTCGAAACCGCGGTCGCGGGCGCCGGCGGACGGGTAGTCGCGCACGATCAGCTCGCGGTCGACGTCCACGCCCGAGACCAGTTCGTCGAGCTGGAGGGAGAGCAGCCGCCCGTCGGTGCCGAGCTCGACGACGTAGCCCTCGATCTCGTCGGCGATGCGGCGCACCATCTCCAGCCGCTGCACGACCGCGCTGACGTCCCGCACGGTCACCAGGTCCTCGATCTCCAGGGCGGAGAGCGTGCCGGAGACCTCGTCGAGCCGCAGCTTGTAGCGTTCGAGCGTGGCGAGGGCCTGGTTGGCCTTGGACAGGATGGCCGCCGAGTCCTCCATGACGTAGCGGATCCCGTCGAGGTAGAGCGCGATGATGTGCATCGACTGGCTCACCGAGATGACGGGGTAGCCGGTCTGGCGGGCCACCCGCTCGGCGGTGCGGTGGCGGGTGCCCGACTCCTCGGTGGGGATCGTCGAGTCCGGCACCAGATGGACCGCGGCGCGGACGATCCGCGTGTGCGAGCCGTCGAGCACGATCGCGCCGTCCATCTTGGCGAGCTCGCGCAGCCGCGTGGCGGAGAACTCGACGTCGAGCTCGAAGCCGCCCGTGCACAGCTCCTCGACGAGCTTGTCGTAGCCGAGCACGATCAGCCCGCCGGTGTGCCCCCGCAGGATCCGCTCCAGTCCGTCGCGGATCGCCGTGCCCGGGGCCACCGCGGCGAGCGTGGCCCGGCGGCGTTCATCATGACCTTTGTCGTGTGCTGGCACCTGGCCCCCGGAGGTCGCTGGACGGCGTCAGTTTACCGAGGAGCCCTCCGTCACGGGTTCCCCACCTGGACGTAAGCGTGGACAGTGAGACCGGAACGCCCTGGCGGGGCCGCTGTCACGGCGCCGTGAAGGCGACCTGCAACGCCTGCTGCAGGCTGTCCACTTCCATCACTTTCATGCCTTCATAGCTCATCAGTTGCGGATCCGCGCGCTTGAGGGGGGTCCCATCGCCCAGTTCGAGCGATCCGCGCGGCACCACGGCGTGCTTGAAACCGAGCCGTGTCGCCTCGCCCAGGCGCCGCTGCACGCCGGGGACGACCCGCACTTCACCGGCGAGCCCGACCTCGCCCAGCGCGATCAGGCTGCCGGACAGGGCCTGCTCCACGGTGGAGCCAGCCACCGCCAGGGCCAGGGCGAGGTCGACCGAGGTCTCCGACAGCCGCACCCCGCCGACCGTCGAGACGTACACGTCCTGCTCGTGCATGGAGATCTTGCAGCGCTGGGCCAGCACGGCCAGGACCATCGCGACCCGGGAGGTGTCCAGCCCGGACGTGGCGCGGCGGGGCGAGGGCAGGTGCGACTTGGCCACCAGGGCCTGCACCTCGGCGACCAGCGGCCGGCGGCCTTCCAGGGTGACGGTCACGCAGGTGCCGGGCACCGGCTCCTCGCGGCGGGTCAGGAACAGCCCGCTGGGGTCGGGCAGCCCGACGATGCCCACCTCGGAGAGGTCGAAGCAGCCCAGCTCGTCGGTGGGGCCGTAGCGGTTCTTCACGGCGCGGATCATCCGGAGCCGGCTGTGCCGGTCGCCCTCGAAGTAGAGCACCACGTCCACCAGGTGCTCCAGCAGGCGGGGCCCGGCGATGGCGCCCTCCTTGGTGACGTGGCCGACCAGGACCACGGTGATGCCGCGTTCCTTGGCGACCCGGATGAGGTTGGCGGTGACCTCGCGGATCTGGGTGACGCCGCCGGGCGCCCCGTCGGCCTCGGAGGTGCCGATCGTCTGGATCGAGTCGACGACCATGAGGGTGGGCTCGACCTGCTCGACGTGCCCGAGGACGGCCGACAGCTCGGTCTCGGCGGCCAGGTAGAGGTCGTCGGTGATGGCGCCGACCCGGTCGGCGCGCAGCCGGACCTGCTCGGCCGACTCCTCGCCGGTGATGTACAGGACCGGGCTGCGGGCGCCGGCGGGGCCGCCGGGCGGCGTGCCCGGACCGCCGGCGCCGCCGAGGGCATCGGGGCCGCCGGGCGGCGGTGGCGAGGCGGGGGCGCCGTCGCCCCGCCTGGGGGTGGAGGCGAGCGCGGCCACTTCCAGGAGCAGGGTGGACTTGCCGATGCCGGGCTCTCCGGCCAGCAGGACGACGGCGCCCGGCACGAGGCCGCCGCCGAGGACCCGGTCGAGTTCGTCCAGGCCGGTCGGACGGGTCTGGGAGGAGCGGACGTCGACCTTGCCGATCGGCAGGGCCGGGGAGCTGACCGCCCCCGCGGCCACGACGCGGGCGGGGGTGGCGGAGCCGGCCTCGGTGACCGAACCCCACACCTGGCACTCGCCGCAGCGGCCCACCCACTTGGAGGTCTGCCAGCCGCACTCCGCGCAGCGGTACGCCGGCTTCGCCGTCTTCGCCTTCGCCATGCGACGAAGCGTAGGGGTCCGCGCCGACACTCCGGTCCGGGACACGCGTGCCGCCCGCGTACGGGCAAAGCTTCCGTGACCGGAGCTGACCGGGCGATGGCGGAGAGGTCGCCGGAAACGGACGGTGAGATTGCCGTGATCTGAAGTTAGCTTGGTCTTACCGATCCGCTAGTGCGCCGGCCCGTCCGGCGGGCGGGCCGTAGGTCAGGGGCGGCCGGCGAGGGAGCCGCGGGCGCTTCCGATCAGCTCGGCCAGATGGCCCGAGACGACCGCCGGGCGCTCCAGCATGGCCATGTGCCCGGCGGACGGGACGATCTCCAGCCGGGCGGCCGGCAGACATCCGGCGATCTTGAGCGCGTGGCCGACCGGGGTGAGCCGGTCGTGCTCGGCGGCGATCACCAGCGTCTCGGCCCCGCCCAGGGCGCCGCACTCGCTGATCACCTCATGAGTGATCATCGAGTGGAGGAAGCCGAGGAACGCGTCCATCCGGGTCCCCGAGATCATCCGTTCGGTGAAGGCCACCGCGGCGGGCCCGGCGTCCGGGCCGAACGCCACCAGGTCCTCGATCAGCATGGAACCGGCCCGGCCCAGGTCGCGTACCCGCTCGATGACCGCCGACCCGGCGCCGGCCGCGCGCAGGGCCGCGGGCAGCACCCGGCGCGTGGCCCGGGTCAGCGCGACCGGCAGGCCCAGCGTGACCTCGGCGAGCGAGCCCGACGACGTGCACACCAGGCCGGTGGCGATCACCTTGCTCCCGATCAGGCCGGGGAACTCGTCGGCGAACCGCATGATCGTCATGCCGCCCATGGAATGGCCGACCAGCACCACCGGGGTCCGCGGCGGGACGGTGCCCTCGATGACCGCCGCCAGGTCGTGCGCCAGCCTGGGCAGCACGTAGGCGGCGCGGTCGCCGCCGTCGGAACGGCCGTGCCCGCGCTGGTCCCAGAAGACCAGCCGGCCCAGCCCGCTCAGCGCCCTGCGCTGGAAGTGCCAGGAGTCCTGGGTGAGGGCCCAGCCGTGGCAGAAGACGATCGCCAGATCGGTGCGGTCCTCGCCGTCGATCTCCGCGTGCAGCCGGACGCCGTCCGCGGTGCGCACCGTCACCGGCCGCCCGCGCAGCGACCCGAACGGCTCGCCCGCGTACGGGTCGGGGCGGAGCCGCAGCCGGTGCAGGGCCCGGCGCTGCACCGCCAGGCCGGCCCCGGCGGCGCCCAGGCCGGCCGCTCCCGCGCCGAGCGCGGTCGCCGTGAGGATCCCGCGGCCCGTCCTGCCGGCCCGGCCCATGCGCTGCCCCTTCCGCCCCCTCCGACCCTCGGTCAGGCGTAACGCCACCACAGATTCACCGCGTAGTCCACCTCGCATCCCTCGTGCTCGCGCAGGACCTCGCCGGCCAGCTCGGGCGGGAACTCGATCCGCAGGACCGCGGCCAGGTCGGCGCGGTCGCCGAACGACCACCGGATCGTCAGCGGCTCCCGCCGGAAGCCGCGCCGCGTCCAGAACCGCTCCACCGCCGCGGGGTCGTAGGAGGGCAGGCTCCGGCGGAACCAGCCGCCGAAGGTGGACCGGGTGGCGTCGTTGTCGATGATGAAGATCGCGCCGCCGCGCCGCACCACCCGGTCCAGCTCGGCCAGCCCCGGCTCGCACCCGGGCCCGAAGAAGTACGCCCACCGGGCGTGGACCACGTCCACCGAGGCGTCCGGAAGCGGCAACGCCTGCGCCGCGCCGACCCGGACGGTGACGTTCGGCAGGTCGCGGACGCGCCGGCGGGCCGCCGCGGCCAGCCCGGAATGCGGTTCGACCCCGATCACCTGGGCGCCCTCGCGGGCGAAGAAGGGCAGGTGGAAGCCCGTGCCGCAGCCGACGTCGAGGACCGTCGCCCCGGCCCAGGGCCGGATCGCGCGCATCGCCGAATCGAGGACGCCGTCGGGGTCCACGGCGCGGTTCTCGAGCTCGTACACCCGCGGCGAGTTCCAGATGTTGGGGCTCGGTACGGCCCCCGGAGCGATCTCGGCCACGGGGACCCAGCGTAGTCAATCCGGGCGTCAAGAAATCAGGTTCACCGCCACCCGAGGGTTTCTTGGGGCCCGCGGGCGCATAGGCTTTCCGTTGCGTGAGCCCGCGGGCGGGGCAGGGGGAGCCATCGGGTCCTGCCCGACGGAGCCCACGACGGAACTGCTCAGCGACCACCCAGGCGAGGCGAGCCTTGACCCCGCAGCACAACGGCGCCGCAACCCCGGCCGTCCGCGTACCGGACGCGCCGATCACGTTGTCCACCGCGTCGGTCTACCCCGAGAAGGTGCCCAGCGCCTTCGAGATCGCCGCGCTGCTCGGGTACGACGGCATCGAGGTCATGGTCTCCACCGACGCCTCCTCGCAGGACCTCAACGTGCTGCGCCGGCTCTCCGACTACCACCAGGTCCCGATCAAGTCGATCCACGCGCCCTGCCTGCTGCTCACCCAGCGGGTCTGGGGCCGCGAGCCCTGGGGCAAGCTGGTGCGTTCCAAGGAGGTCGCCGAGGAGCTGGGCGCCGAGGTGGTCGTGGTGCACCCGCCGTTCCGCTGGCAGCGCGAGTACGCCCGGGAGTTCGTCGAGGGGCTCGCCCGGATGCAGGAGGAGACCGACGTCCTGTTCGCGGTCGAGAACATGTTCCCGCTCAAGGCGCGCGGTGCCGAGGCGGGCATGTACCTCCCCGACTGGAACCCGGTCGACCAGGACTACCCGTACGTGACGCTGGACCTGTCGCACACCGCGGTCTCGGGCTCCGACGCCGTCGACATGGCCGGTGACCTCGGCGACCGGCTGCGCCACATCCACCTGGCCGACGGCGTCGGCGTCACCAACAAGGACGAGCACCTGGTGCCGGGCCGCGGCAACCAGCCGTGCGGCCCGATGCTGGAGAAGCTGGCCGACGACGGCTACCGCGGCCACATCGTGCTGGAGGTCAACACCCGCCGCGCGGCGACCCGCGCCGACCGGATGGAGGACCTGGCCGAGGCGCTGGCGTTCGCCCGCCTCCACCTGGCCGCCGCCGACCACACCTGGGAGGTCACGCCCGGCGGCGAGGTCTCCCGCCGGAGCGTGCGGTGACCGATCCGGCCCGGCCGCCCGGCCGGTCCGCTCCCGTCCGCCGTGGCACGGGCCGTGGCCCCGGCCGCCGCCCCGGGCCGACCGAGACCCGCGAGGCGATCCTGGCGGCGGCCCGCGACCTGTTCGCCGAGAAGGGGTACGACGGTGCCTCGCTGCGCGCCATCGCCCGTTCCGCCGAGGTCGACCCGGCCCTGGTCCACCACTTCTTCGGCAACAAGGAGGGCGTCTTCGTCGAGGCCATGCGGTTCCCGCTGGACCTCTCGCGGCTGGTGCCCCGGATCACGGAGACGCCTCGGGAACACCTCGGCGAGACCATGGTCCGCACG
This region includes:
- the disA gene encoding DNA integrity scanning diadenylate cyclase DisA — translated: MPAHDKGHDERRRATLAAVAPGTAIRDGLERILRGHTGGLIVLGYDKLVEELCTGGFELDVEFSATRLRELAKMDGAIVLDGSHTRIVRAAVHLVPDSTIPTEESGTRHRTAERVARQTGYPVISVSQSMHIIALYLDGIRYVMEDSAAILSKANQALATLERYKLRLDEVSGTLSALEIEDLVTVRDVSAVVQRLEMVRRIADEIEGYVVELGTDGRLLSLQLDELVSGVDVDRELIVRDYPSAGARDRGFDSVLAALDRLSANELLDLSTVAEVMGFAGPDALDLPVSPKGFRLLAKVPRLPGLVVERLVEHFGGLQKLLAAGIDDLQGVGGVGEARARSVREGLSRLAESSILERYV
- a CDS encoding alpha/beta fold hydrolase codes for the protein MGRAGRTGRGILTATALGAGAAGLGAAGAGLAVQRRALHRLRLRPDPYAGEPFGSLRGRPVTVRTADGVRLHAEIDGEDRTDLAIVFCHGWALTQDSWHFQRRALSGLGRLVFWDQRGHGRSDGGDRAAYVLPRLAHDLAAVIEGTVPPRTPVVLVGHSMGGMTIMRFADEFPGLIGSKVIATGLVCTSSGSLAEVTLGLPVALTRATRRVLPAALRAAGAGSAVIERVRDLGRAGSMLIEDLVAFGPDAGPAAVAFTERMISGTRMDAFLGFLHSMITHEVISECGALGGAETLVIAAEHDRLTPVGHALKIAGCLPAARLEIVPSAGHMAMLERPAVVSGHLAELIGSARGSLAGRP
- the radA gene encoding DNA repair protein RadA, whose amino-acid sequence is MAKAKTAKPAYRCAECGWQTSKWVGRCGECQVWGSVTEAGSATPARVVAAGAVSSPALPIGKVDVRSSQTRPTGLDELDRVLGGGLVPGAVVLLAGEPGIGKSTLLLEVAALASTPRRGDGAPASPPPPGGPDALGGAGGPGTPPGGPAGARSPVLYITGEESAEQVRLRADRVGAITDDLYLAAETELSAVLGHVEQVEPTLMVVDSIQTIGTSEADGAPGGVTQIREVTANLIRVAKERGITVVLVGHVTKEGAIAGPRLLEHLVDVVLYFEGDRHSRLRMIRAVKNRYGPTDELGCFDLSEVGIVGLPDPSGLFLTRREEPVPGTCVTVTLEGRRPLVAEVQALVAKSHLPSPRRATSGLDTSRVAMVLAVLAQRCKISMHEQDVYVSTVGGVRLSETSVDLALALAVAGSTVEQALSGSLIALGEVGLAGEVRVVPGVQRRLGEATRLGFKHAVVPRGSLELGDGTPLKRADPQLMSYEGMKVMEVDSLQQALQVAFTAP
- a CDS encoding TetR family transcriptional regulator, with translation MTDPARPPGRSAPVRRGTGRGPGRRPGPTETREAILAAARDLFAEKGYDGASLRAIARSAEVDPALVHHFFGNKEGVFVEAMRFPLDLSRLVPRITETPREHLGETMVRTFLEIWGDDERRPPILAMLRSAMTNEQAAVLLREFVTTALFGRTGETHGIPMLRINAAAGQMIGVMILRYVLRVEPIASASSEELVELLAPVIQQYLA
- a CDS encoding A/G-specific adenine glycosylase, which produces MSTAYTDPILHWYGANARDLPWRAPDATPWGVLVSEFMLQQTPVARVLPVWHRWMERWPTPASLAAEPSGEAVRAWGRLGYPRRALRLHGSAAAIVERHGGRVPSSHDDLLALPGIGAYTAAAVASFAFRRRHAVLDTNVRRVLARLCSGVEYPPRSQTRAEVRLAESLLPLDPPTAARWSVAVMELGALVCTARTPRCVDCPVTGQCAWQRAGRPAYDGPPRRGQTYAGTDRQCRGRLLAVLRDAEGPVEKGALDVVWADAVQRERALDALIADGLVDPLDDGRYALPA
- a CDS encoding sugar phosphate isomerase/epimerase family protein, with the translated sequence MTPQHNGAATPAVRVPDAPITLSTASVYPEKVPSAFEIAALLGYDGIEVMVSTDASSQDLNVLRRLSDYHQVPIKSIHAPCLLLTQRVWGREPWGKLVRSKEVAEELGAEVVVVHPPFRWQREYAREFVEGLARMQEETDVLFAVENMFPLKARGAEAGMYLPDWNPVDQDYPYVTLDLSHTAVSGSDAVDMAGDLGDRLRHIHLADGVGVTNKDEHLVPGRGNQPCGPMLEKLADDGYRGHIVLEVNTRRAATRADRMEDLAEALAFARLHLAAADHTWEVTPGGEVSRRSVR
- a CDS encoding class I SAM-dependent methyltransferase; the protein is MAEIAPGAVPSPNIWNSPRVYELENRAVDPDGVLDSAMRAIRPWAGATVLDVGCGTGFHLPFFAREGAQVIGVEPHSGLAAAARRRVRDLPNVTVRVGAAQALPLPDASVDVVHARWAYFFGPGCEPGLAELDRVVRRGGAIFIIDNDATRSTFGGWFRRSLPSYDPAAVERFWTRRGFRREPLTIRWSFGDRADLAAVLRIEFPPELAGEVLREHEGCEVDYAVNLWWRYA